One genomic window of Punica granatum isolate Tunisia-2019 chromosome 1, ASM765513v2, whole genome shotgun sequence includes the following:
- the LOC116204814 gene encoding uncharacterized protein LOC116204814 — translation MVLNTINDRLERHDERIDQLRQAPNQHPRRNNNRQPAPTVDPFDDHEEGSYDDEDDVSSIATMRRARGARAERPWRERGRHQERDTIDRNMGSIKLTIPPFQGKSDPDVYIEWERKVELVFDCHNYSKEKKVKLAAVAFTDYAIVWWDQLTVSKRRNGERPIDNWEDMKAVMRRRFVPSHYYRDLHLKLQNLKQGSKTVEEYHKEMEIAMIRANVEEDREATMARFISGLNREIANIVELHHYVELEELVHMAMKVERQLKKGGRSSSRFESSNSNSKWTSKFEGAGSKWAGSKQEEKAKGDKPTAKPSSDSKERGNSSSQPQRNRDVKCFRCLGSGHYASQCLNKRAMIMLDNGEIESADEHVSDADSIPSLEDADDVEYAVSGQTLVVLRALHVQAKEDGDELQRENIFYTRCHVKDRVCGLIIDGGSTVNVASKLMVEKLGLSTQKHPRPYRIQWLNESGELKVTKQVLISFSIGKYHDEVLCDVVPMIASHLLLGRPWQFDRRTTHNGYKNRYSFIKDGRNMTLAPLPPHQVFEEQLQIKKSSAESSKESKREFDDVFLEEMPPGLPPIRGIKHQIDFIPGAPIPNRPAYRCSPEEAKELQKQVDELLTKGYVRESMSPCSVPVLLVPKKDGTWRMCVDCRAVNKITSGYHQIRMKEGDEWKTAFKTKSGLYECKTEHDHMDHLRCVLEVLRHEKLYANLKKCEFFLESVVFLGFVVSSKGVEVDEEKVKAIREWPTPTTIAEVRSFHGLAGFYRRFVRNFSTIAAPLTEIIKKEVGFRWGKEQEKAFSTLKEKLSSAPLLILPDFSKPFEIECDASGIGIGVVLMQEKRPIAYFSEKLNGAALNYSTYDKELYALVRALETWQHYLWSKEFIIHTDHESLKHLKGQSKLNRRHTRWIEFIEFIEMFPYVIQYLIPQEVFSECEKGAFDKFYKHEGYLFRENKLCIPQSSMRELLVREAHGGGLMGHFGVAKTLDVLREHFFWSHMKRDVERICLRCVTCKKAKSKVQPHGLYMPLPIPSHPWTDVSMDFVLGLPRTKNGKDSIFVVVDRFSKMTHFIPCKKTDDATHVADLFFREVVRLHGIPRTIIVSLDGKRKAEFLKKIHEEARNHILHKNEQAATQANKGRKHVTFEPGDWVWVHFRKERFKDESF, via the exons ATGGTGCTCAATACGATCAATGACCGGTTGGAGAGGCATGATGAGCGGATTGACCAGTTGCGACAAGCTCCCAATCAGCACCCAAGGAGGAACAATAACCGACAGCCGGCACCTACTGTTGATCCATTTGATGACCACGAAGAGGGATCctatgatgatgaggatgatgtgTCTTCCATTGCCACAATGAGACGAGCTCGAGGAGCAAGGGCTGAGAGGCCATGGCGCGAACGTGGGAGGCACCAAGAAAGAGACACCATTGATCGTAATATGGGATCCATCAAGTTGACCATTCCTCCGTTCCAAGGCAAGAGCGATCCTGATGTTTACATCGAATGGGAAAGGAAGGTTGAGTTGGTTTTTGATTGTCACAACTACTCCAAGGAGAAGAAGGTGAAGCTTGCAGCTGTGGCATTCACCGACTATGCCATagtttggtgggatcaattgacGGTGAGTAAACGCCGAAATGGGGAGCGACCTATTGACAATTGGGAGGACATGAAAGCTGTCATGCGGAGGAGGTTTGTCCCATCCCATTACTACCGGGATTTACACTTGAAGCTGCAGAATCTTAAGCAAGGGTCTAAGACCGTGGAGGAGtaccacaaggagatggagattGCCATGATTCGCGCCAATGTTGAGGAGGATCGAGAGGCAACCATGGCTCGGTTCATTAGTGGacttaatcgggagattgccaataTTGTGGAGCTGCACCATTATGTGGAGCTTGAAGAATTGGTACACATGGCTATGAAGGTTGAAAGGCAGCTCAAGAAGGGGGGACGATCGTCATCCAGATTCGAATCCTCTAATTCGAATTCGAAGTGGACTTCCAAGTTTGAAGGGGCTGGATCTAAATGGGCTGGTTcgaagcaagaggagaaggcCAAAGGAGACAAGCCCACAGCCAAGCCATCATCTGATTCTAAGGAGAGGGGTAACTCTTCTTCCCAACCTCAAAGAAACCGTGATGTAAAGTGCTTTCGTTGTTTGGGTTCTGGTCATTATGCTTCTCAATGCCTGAACAAGAGAGCCATGATTATGTTAGATAATGGGGAGATTGAAAGTGCGGATGAGCATGTGAGTGACGCGGACTCCATACCATCACTTGAAGACGCCGATGATGTGGAGTATGCTGTATCGGGTCAAACTCTTGTTGTTTTGAGAGCTCTACATGTGCAagccaaagaagatggtgatgaGCTACAAAGAGAGAACATTTTCTACACTCGATGCCACGTGAAGGATCGAGTATGTGGACTGATTATTGATGGAGGAAGCACTGTGAATGTGGCAAGCAAGCTGATGGTGGAGAAGCTTGGTTTGAGCACTCAAAAGCATCCGAGGCCATATAGGATTCAGTGGCTGAATGAGAGTGGTGAATTGAAGGTGACAAAACAAGTGTTGATCTCATTTTCTATTGGGAAGTACCATGATGAAGTTTTATGTGATGTAGTTCCTATGATAGCCAGCCATTTGTTACTCGGAaggccatggcaatttgatcgAAGGACTACACATAACGGGTACAAGAATCGGTATagcttcatcaaggatggtCGAAACATGACACTTGCCCCGCTGCCACCACATCAAGTGTTCGAAGAGCAACTCCAAATCAAGAAGTCCAGTGCTGAGAGTTCAAAAGAAAGTAAGAGA gagtttgaTGATGTGTTTCTTGAGGAGATGCCACCGGGATTGCCACCAATCCGTGGGATcaaacatcaaattgatttcatCCCGGGAGCACCCATTCCAAACCGGCCAGCATATCGGTGTAGTCCCGAAGAAGCAAAAGAACTCCAAAAGCAAGTTGATGAGCTGCTGACCAAGGGCTATGTTCGAGAGAGCATGAGTCCATGCTCTGTGCCCGTGTTGCTTGTTCCCAAGAAAGATGGCACATGGAgaatgtgtgtggattgtcgAGCTGTGAATAagataacg agtggatACCATCAAATTCgcatgaaagaaggagatgagtggaaaacAGCATTTAAAACCAAGAGTGGATTGTATGAGTG CAAAACTGAGCATGATCATATGGATCATTTGAGGTGTGTTCTTGAGGTGCTGAGGCATGAGAAGTTGTATGCTAACCTTAAGAAGTGTGAATTTTTCTTGGAAAgtgttgtttttcttggttttgtcGTAAGTTCCAAGGGTGTGGAAgtggatgaagagaaggtGAAAGCAATCCGGGAATGGCCTACACCCACTACCATTGCTGAGGTCCGAAGCTTCCATGGCCTTGCTGGATtctatcgaagatttgtgcGCAATTTTAGCACCATAGCTGCTCCTTTGACCGAGATCATCAAGAAGGAAGTTGGCTTTAGATGGGGCAAGGAGCAAGAGAAGGCATTCAGTACCTTGAAAGAAAAGCTAAGTTCTGCTCCTTTACTGATTTTACCGGACTTTTCTAAaccttttgaaatcgaatgtgatgcttccggTATTGGTATAGGTGTCGTCCTTATGCAAGAGAAGAGGCctattgcttacttcagtgaGAAGCTCAACGGGGCTGCGTTGAACTACTCCACATACGACAAGGAGCTCTATGCTTTGGTGAGAGCCTTGGAGACATGGCAACATTACTTGTGgtccaaggagttcatcattcacaccgaccatgagtccttgaagcaTTTAAAGGGTCAAAGCAAGCTGAACCGAAGGCACACACGTTGGATCGAGTTCATTGAGTTCATCGAGATGTTTCCCTATGTGATCCAATACCTTATCCCGCAG GAAGTCTTTTCTGAATGTGAAAAAGGGGCATTTGACAAGTTTTATAAGCATGAGGGGTATTTGTTTCGTGAGAACAAGCTATGTATTCCACAAAGTTCCATGCGAGAGTTGCTTGTTAGGGAAGCCCATGGGGGAGGTTTAATGGGGCATTTTGGTGTGGCTAAGACCTTAGATGTTTTGAGAGAGCATTTCTTTTGGTCACATATGAAGCGAGACGTTGAAAGGATCTGTCTTAGGTGTGTCACATGTAAGAAAGCTAAGTCTAAGGTTCAACCtcatggactttacatgccTTTGCCCATTCCTAGTCATCCATGGACTGATGtatcaatggattttgttttgggtttgcCTAGGACTAAGAATGGTAAggattctatctttgtagtAGTGGATCGTTTTTCAAAGATGActcattttattccttgtAAGAAGACGgatgatgctactcatgtggcagaccttttctttagggaagtaGTGCGTTTGCATGGCATTCCCAGAACCATT ATTGTTAGCCTTGATGGAAAGCGTAAGGCAGAATTTTTGAAGAAGATCCATGAAGAAGCAAGGAACCACATCTTGCACAAGAACGAGCAAGCTGCCACTCAAGCCAACAAGGGAAGAAAGCATGTCACTTTCGAACcgggagattgggtttgggttcatttcaggaaggagag ATTcaaggacgaatccttttga